Genomic segment of Geminocystis herdmanii PCC 6308:
AAATGCAGAAAGTACAGCCGATTTTATTCATAAAATGAGTATTTCTTTAAAGGAAGCAAGGGAAACAAATTATTGGTTAAAAATATTAATTGTCACAGAAAAAATATTAGAACCAAGATTACAACCGTTGCTCAATGAATCTAATGAATTAATTGCTATTATTTACAGTATTGTTAAAAACACAAAAGCTAATCAAAATACAAAATTAAGTAAATGATTCTTAATTCTTAATTTTCAATTCTTAATTCTTAATTCTTAATTCTTAATTCTTAATTCTTAATTTTCAATTCTTAATTCTTAATTCTTAATTCTTAATTCTTTTTATGGGATTTAAAATTATACTATTAATCTCGATCGTACTAATAATCGCATTATTTACAGTACAAAATGCACAAAATATCACCTTAGTTTTTTTAGGATTTAATTCTCTCAATTTACCCTTATCATTGTGGATGATTTTAGCTGTTTTAGCAGGAATTGTATCTAGTTTTATGATTCAACTTTTAAGCTCATCTTCATCTAATAAAAACTCTAATTATTCTAACTATTCTCCTTCAGAATCTGACAATAATCCTCCACCAAGAAAGCCTAAATCTAGTTTTAAACAACAACCTGATAATCAAGTTTATTCTCCACCCTTACCCGTAGAGAATAATCTTAAATATAATAATCCTAATGAAGAATTAGATGCTGATTTTGACTTTGATTTTGAAGAAGATTTAACTCCCAAAAAACCCCTAACGGATAATCAAGAAAATAATAATAATTTTCAACAATCCCAAGATTCTTTTGATTCAGATTTTGATTTTGAAGAAGATTTTTCCTCAGAAAATCCACCTTTTGAAGAAAATTTACCTTTAGAAAATGTGCCTGAAGTTAAATCAATTATTAACGAAATAAATCAGGAAGTAGCCCCAGAAATTAATCCGATTATTCCTGAAGAATCACCACAAATAGAGATAAAAAAAGTTATTAATCCTAACGATAATATACCCTCAGAAACATTTTTAAAACCACGAGAAGCCTCCCTTTATTCCTATAAACCGGGTGAAAAAACAGAAATTAGCTCAAAACCGACTAATATTAAAACTTCTCAAAAAAATGATCCCAAAAGCTCGATCGCGCAGCGCCACTTTGTGATCGAACCGTCAAAACCATCGGAGAATAGATATAGTGGAGGAGTGTATGATGCACCCTATCGAGTAATTTCACCCGGTTATGATGATACATCCCCTCTGGAAAATGATGAATTTTTTGAGGATGATGAAGATTGGGATTTTTAAAATTATTCACACTTGTAGTAATTTTTTTTTAGAGCAGTTTATTATGTATCTTATTCTCGTGCTGAGTATAAGTTATAATATTATGTTGCCCATTGTGAATTGAATAAAATGTCTATCCGTCAACAACCCCGAAGAACTGCCAGAATCTTAGCTTTACTTGGTTTAAGTCAAATTAAGTTAAAACCAGAGAATTTAGAAGACATCGAAATTAATGATCTAGTTTTAGGGGCAATTCGTACTCTTACCCTTGAAATTGAAAGTACGATCGAATCTGCTTCCGATGAATTAAATCGTAGTAATGATTTACTATTTAAAAGTGAAACAAGGGCGACAAATTTAGGTAGTGCTAGAATGATGTTGAAAGACTCCATCGCCCTAACTCAAAAAGCAATTAATCGGATTGGAAATATTATTGAAATCCCTGAGTTTGTACAGTTGTCTAAAACCCATGAAGTGAGAGAATATGCTTTAGAATTAATGGGTACAGTCGATCGACGTAAGGAAGAAATCGAAACGATGCTCAATGAAGTAATGGTAGATTGGACATTAAACCGCCTTACCCAAATCGATGCCAATATTCTACGATTGGCGGTGGCTGAAATGGTTTTTTTAAATATAGATCATAAAATTGCTATCAATGAATCGATCGAGATTGCCAAAACCTATTCCGATGATGATGGTTATAGATTTATTAACGGAGTCCTACGGAAAATCAGCGATCGACTTAAACTAAGATAATTAACAATGAGGAATTAGAAATGAGGAATTAATGGGATTTAGAAGTTAATCCATTCTTAATTTTTCATTCTCCATTCTCCATTCTCCATTAATTCTTTGATAGGTATAAATCAGGACGCAATTTTTCCGCTTGGCGCAGATAAGAATGA
This window contains:
- a CDS encoding LapA family protein, whose translation is MGFKIILLISIVLIIALFTVQNAQNITLVFLGFNSLNLPLSLWMILAVLAGIVSSFMIQLLSSSSSNKNSNYSNYSPSESDNNPPPRKPKSSFKQQPDNQVYSPPLPVENNLKYNNPNEELDADFDFDFEEDLTPKKPLTDNQENNNNFQQSQDSFDSDFDFEEDFSSENPPFEENLPLENVPEVKSIINEINQEVAPEINPIIPEESPQIEIKKVINPNDNIPSETFLKPREASLYSYKPGEKTEISSKPTNIKTSQKNDPKSSIAQRHFVIEPSKPSENRYSGGVYDAPYRVISPGYDDTSPLENDEFFEDDEDWDF
- the nusB gene encoding transcription antitermination factor NusB translates to MSIRQQPRRTARILALLGLSQIKLKPENLEDIEINDLVLGAIRTLTLEIESTIESASDELNRSNDLLFKSETRATNLGSARMMLKDSIALTQKAINRIGNIIEIPEFVQLSKTHEVREYALELMGTVDRRKEEIETMLNEVMVDWTLNRLTQIDANILRLAVAEMVFLNIDHKIAINESIEIAKTYSDDDGYRFINGVLRKISDRLKLR
- a CDS encoding four helix bundle protein; amino-acid sequence: MEHDISKRTLSFSIRIVNLCKFLRENGGTGYDLSKQLIRSGTSIGANIEEAQNAESTADFIHKMSISLKEARETNYWLKILIVTEKILEPRLQPLLNESNELIAIIYSIVKNTKANQNTKLSK